The following coding sequences lie in one Drosophila sulfurigaster albostrigata strain 15112-1811.04 chromosome 2R, ASM2355843v2, whole genome shotgun sequence genomic window:
- the LOC133836751 gene encoding uncharacterized protein LOC133836751, with the protein MIPCGYAEDNIPVLAPLTHDFSSFNFSKGETSFVGNSSNIRISGLNNFIVLSGSFNVNTQKAKFDILFPEIQILGSFAVEGVMSMLGFAFPVREVSLLNERFQQLRFVGEYTFGQSLINPTGLRISDFHLQFYLADVKIDNWDILWNISLNELSNTWARQIISLATKLVQPNVDMLLSLDVIPIINDMLSAVNLDQLSQFLVNSANRWNSANCPVQA; encoded by the coding sequence ATGATACCCTGTGGCTATGCCGAAGACAATATTCCAGTCTTGGCCCCGTTAACTCACGATTTTTCCAGCTTCAATTTCTCCAAAGGCGAGACCAGCTTTGTTGGCAATTCTAGCAACATCCGCATCTCTGGTCTAAACAACTTTATTGTCCTCAGTGGATCCTTCAACGTCAACACTCAGAAAGCCAAATTTGATATCCTCTTCCCAGAGATCCAGATCTTGGGCTCCTTTGCCGTGGAGGGTGTCATGAGCATGCTTGGATTTGCCTTCCCCGTTCGCGAAGTCAGTTTGCTGAATGAGAGATTCCAGCAATTGCGATTCGTTGGCGAATACACCTTCGGTCAGAGTCTTATCAATCCCACTGGACTACGCATTAGCGATTTCCATCTGCAATTCTATTTGGCTGATGTGAAAATCGATAACTGGGATATTTTGTGGAACATTTCACTCAACGAATTGTCTAATACTTGGGCTAGACAGATAATTAGCCTTGCAACTAAACTAGTTCAACCTAATGTAGATATGTTGTTATCCCTCGATGTGATTCCTATTATCAATGATATGCTCTCCGCTGTGAACCTTGATCAGCTGTCGCAATTTTTGGTCAATTCTGCCAACAGGTGGAACAGTGCCAACTGTCCAGTTCAGGCATAA